From the genome of Pseudomonas sp. gcc21, one region includes:
- a CDS encoding NnrU family protein, translated as MLALVAGLVIFLGIHSTGLFAPDWRAAQKRRLGENTWKGIYALIALVGLVLIVWGYGQARMDPVWLWIPPVWTRHLAALLTIPAFVLLVATYLPGTKMKARIGHPMLLGVKFWAIAHLLANGSLADLLLFGGLLIWAVALFVVLRRRDRANGVIRPAGKASRDGMAVVVGLVLWVVFALWLHEWLIGVRPFG; from the coding sequence ATGTTAGCTCTGGTGGCAGGTTTGGTGATCTTTCTCGGCATCCATTCGACGGGGTTGTTTGCTCCGGATTGGCGCGCTGCGCAGAAGCGGCGGCTCGGTGAGAACACCTGGAAGGGGATCTATGCACTGATCGCGCTGGTTGGTCTGGTGCTTATCGTCTGGGGATACGGCCAGGCCCGAATGGATCCTGTGTGGTTGTGGATCCCGCCAGTCTGGACGCGACACCTCGCAGCGCTGCTGACGATACCTGCCTTCGTACTGTTGGTGGCTACCTATTTGCCCGGCACGAAAATGAAGGCCAGGATAGGGCACCCGATGTTGCTTGGGGTCAAGTTCTGGGCTATTGCGCATTTGCTGGCCAACGGCAGCCTGGCTGACCTGCTGCTGTTCGGTGGCTTACTGATCTGGGCCGTGGCGCTGTTTGTCGTGCTGCGCCGGCGTGATCGCGCTAACGGTGTGATACGCCCCGCAGGCAAGGCCAGCCGTGACGGGATGGCCGTGGTAGTCGGATTGGTGCTCTGGGTTGTATTCGCGCTCTGGTTGCATGAATGGCTGATCGGCGTGCGGCCCTTCGGCTAG
- a CDS encoding right-handed parallel beta-helix repeat-containing protein, producing the protein MPSFSALRLPAALVALAYVLAAPLPATAGPGFLSLPGIMMPAANPVPTPEPVTEITASTRVNGNQVSIDWVATGVAVRDQEIYRHTQAELNGRVRIASLSGTARSFTDTNLAPGTYYYSIKVRDTALQVINSNAARAVVAGDNPGDEPTFDAEVFRNGDAWTARNGNNVVYRGGDMLDAMQAAVDSLTPGRTRKETVLVRDSGVVGPHAWDGDVKSVDLPSYTILDVRGTIRVEDSGDDTIVPIRAMRAKAIEIRNLKIEGNPRYGVWIQSSSDVQLGHIQMLLHATRTVGLGIRIDHAKGPRSSKVRLDYARIEGSKHHGVETYGVDDLVIGNVVTVDTGGSGLILNDTSNARVGSVHATRPSVNGGGYAGLRLANNAGPDIRVDQVTVRGGARGVFCVSGSHGITVDRVDIEGTGQQGILIEDCQSVSINGGSVRNSNAEGARIASRTSNEHRPSSNNTLQNLRITDDRRNPAQPYGIRETAAGGTSNNRILNNDLRNAGTVTDLATEAPGTRVSGNRLTGQ; encoded by the coding sequence ATGCCATCATTCTCAGCCCTCCGTTTGCCTGCGGCGCTCGTCGCACTTGCCTATGTCCTGGCCGCGCCGTTGCCAGCCACTGCCGGGCCCGGCTTCCTCTCTTTGCCAGGAATAATGATGCCTGCGGCGAACCCGGTGCCAACGCCGGAGCCGGTAACAGAAATAACGGCCAGCACGCGTGTGAACGGCAATCAGGTCAGCATCGACTGGGTCGCGACTGGCGTGGCGGTTCGTGATCAGGAGATCTACCGCCACACCCAGGCGGAGCTCAATGGCCGGGTGCGTATTGCTTCATTAAGCGGCACCGCCCGAAGCTTTACCGATACCAATCTTGCGCCGGGCACTTATTACTACTCGATCAAGGTTCGCGATACGGCGCTTCAGGTAATCAATTCGAATGCAGCACGCGCGGTGGTGGCAGGTGACAACCCGGGCGATGAGCCGACGTTTGATGCGGAGGTATTCCGTAACGGAGATGCCTGGACCGCGCGCAATGGCAACAACGTGGTCTATCGCGGCGGCGACATGCTGGATGCAATGCAGGCCGCGGTAGATAGTCTGACACCCGGGCGTACCCGCAAGGAAACCGTACTGGTACGTGATTCCGGTGTGGTCGGGCCCCATGCGTGGGATGGTGATGTCAAATCCGTGGACCTGCCCAGTTACACCATTCTTGATGTGCGCGGGACTATCCGGGTCGAGGATAGCGGTGACGATACCATCGTGCCCATCCGCGCGATGCGCGCCAAGGCAATCGAGATCCGTAATCTGAAAATCGAAGGCAACCCGCGCTACGGGGTCTGGATTCAGAGCTCGAGCGATGTTCAGCTGGGTCACATTCAGATGCTGTTGCATGCGACCAGAACAGTGGGTCTGGGTATCCGGATCGATCATGCCAAGGGGCCGCGCTCAAGCAAGGTACGCCTGGATTACGCGCGCATCGAGGGCTCAAAGCACCACGGCGTCGAGACCTATGGCGTGGACGATCTGGTCATTGGCAACGTGGTAACAGTGGATACCGGCGGCTCGGGGCTGATACTAAACGATACCAGCAACGCTCGAGTCGGATCCGTGCATGCCACGCGACCGAGCGTTAACGGTGGAGGGTACGCTGGACTGCGGCTGGCCAACAACGCGGGACCTGATATCCGAGTCGATCAGGTAACGGTCCGTGGCGGCGCACGTGGAGTGTTCTGCGTATCGGGTAGCCACGGTATTACTGTCGACCGGGTCGACATCGAGGGAACCGGCCAACAGGGCATTCTGATCGAGGACTGCCAGTCCGTTTCGATTAATGGAGGCAGTGTGCGTAACAGCAATGCTGAAGGCGCACGGATCGCCTCTCGCACCTCCAACGAACATCGCCCCTCTTCCAATAACACCCTGCAGAACCTGCGCATCACCGATGACCGGCGCAATCCTGCCCAGCCGTATGGCATTCGGGAAACCGCAGCAGGCGGAACCAGCAACAACCGCATCCTCAATAACGATCTGCGTAATGCCGGCACGGTAACCGATCTGGCGACGGAAGCGCCGGGCACTCGCGTATCAGGCAACCGGTTGACCGGGCAATAA
- a CDS encoding helix-turn-helix domain-containing protein, producing the protein MRWEELEQQPCSIARTLAVVGDRWTLLILRDCFLGVRRFDAFEKRLGVTRHVLAERLKKLVEHGVLVKVPYQQRPLREEYRLTEKGLELHPAILALVSWGDRHMADERGAPVRHIHKGCEKAMRPVTVCSECGEPVTARDVRVEAGEGWQDEAQQVIAPAQG; encoded by the coding sequence ATGCGTTGGGAAGAACTTGAACAGCAGCCCTGTTCCATTGCCCGGACGCTCGCGGTCGTCGGTGATCGCTGGACGCTGCTGATTCTGCGCGATTGTTTTCTGGGCGTTCGGCGTTTCGATGCGTTTGAAAAGCGGCTAGGGGTGACACGTCATGTACTGGCTGAACGGCTGAAGAAACTGGTGGAGCATGGCGTGTTGGTCAAGGTGCCTTATCAACAACGTCCGCTACGAGAAGAGTACCGCCTGACCGAGAAAGGGCTCGAACTGCATCCGGCCATTCTGGCACTGGTGAGTTGGGGAGACAGACATATGGCCGATGAGCGTGGCGCACCGGTCCGGCATATCCACAAGGGCTGCGAGAAAGCCATGCGGCCGGTTACCGTCTGTTCAGAGTGTGGCGAGCCGGTTACGGCCCGGGATGTAAGAGTAGAGGCCGGAGAGGGCTGGCAGGACGAGGCGCAGCAGGTTATCGCTCCTGCACAAGGCTGA
- a CDS encoding VOC family protein encodes MFTYIMLGSSDLKRSAGFYDHTLAPLGIARCGGPQDEAEWEDIVGWGVYEQNGASELALWLCRPFDGRAATVGNGTMVALKADSWAAVREFHRAAMDNGGISEGEPGLRPHYADDFFVAYVRDPDGNKLAAVCRGFTEEQVVAAANTSQAP; translated from the coding sequence ATGTTCACCTACATAATGCTTGGCAGCAGCGATCTGAAACGCTCGGCAGGCTTTTACGACCATACGCTAGCTCCGCTTGGTATCGCCCGTTGCGGTGGCCCACAGGATGAAGCGGAATGGGAAGATATTGTCGGCTGGGGCGTCTACGAACAGAACGGCGCGTCAGAACTGGCGTTGTGGCTGTGCAGACCCTTCGACGGCCGCGCTGCCACGGTGGGTAATGGCACCATGGTTGCGCTGAAGGCTGACAGTTGGGCGGCCGTACGGGAATTTCACCGGGCGGCGATGGATAACGGCGGCATCAGCGAGGGTGAGCCTGGGCTGCGTCCGCACTACGCAGATGACTTTTTCGTGGCCTATGTTCGTGATCCTGATGGAAACAAGCTGGCCGCGGTCTGCCGTGGCTTTACCGAGGAGCAAGTGGTAGCCGCAGCAAACACCTCGCAGGCTCCATGA
- a CDS encoding SDR family oxidoreductase produces the protein MSRPSVAIVIGAGDATGSAIARRFAREGFTLCVTRRQADKLAPLVNDIEAAGGQAHPFGCDARSEEQMVALFEEVERDLGDIEVVVFNIGANVRFAITETTERVYRKVWEMAALSGFLTGREAARVMLPRQRGTIIFTGATASLRGGSGFSAFAGAKFALRALAQSMARELGPQGIHVAHPIIDGAIDTAFIRDNFPERYALKDQAGILDPEHIAEQYWQLHCQPRDCWTHELDLRPWMETF, from the coding sequence ATGTCCAGACCCTCCGTTGCCATTGTAATTGGTGCTGGCGATGCTACCGGCAGCGCCATTGCCCGGCGCTTCGCCCGTGAAGGATTCACTCTGTGCGTCACCCGCCGTCAGGCCGATAAGTTGGCGCCGCTGGTGAACGACATCGAGGCTGCGGGCGGCCAGGCTCACCCGTTCGGCTGTGATGCGCGCAGTGAGGAACAGATGGTGGCGCTGTTCGAAGAGGTTGAACGCGATCTGGGGGATATTGAAGTAGTGGTATTCAATATCGGCGCGAATGTGCGCTTCGCCATTACCGAAACCACCGAACGGGTCTATCGCAAGGTCTGGGAAATGGCCGCCCTGTCGGGCTTTCTCACCGGACGCGAAGCTGCCCGGGTGATGCTGCCGCGTCAGCGCGGCACCATCATTTTCACTGGCGCTACGGCTTCACTGCGCGGCGGCAGCGGATTCAGCGCTTTCGCCGGCGCCAAGTTCGCTTTGCGTGCGCTCGCCCAGAGCATGGCCCGAGAGCTCGGCCCGCAGGGCATCCACGTAGCCCATCCGATTATCGACGGCGCGATCGACACCGCTTTCATCCGGGACAATTTCCCTGAGCGCTATGCACTGAAGGATCAGGCCGGCATTCTCGATCCGGAGCATATCGCCGAGCAATACTGGCAGCTGCACTGCCAGCCGCGGGACTGCTGGACCCATGAGCTGGATCTGCGTCCCTGGATGGAAACCTTTTAA
- a CDS encoding META domain-containing protein, with protein sequence MRYLLSAMFISVSLSMLTGCSDDSPAPAQAPPPDASQPGDEQKQMLRITGDLTYQARTALQPESQAVIELRYAASDENEPESVLARQRIDLIGRNVPVHFVLEVDPEELRRADAYQLRAMIMEDERATWLAEPVEIGPTAEEINLGELVLLPHREAAFSSILSCGQAQISVGYEGDDLILEVADDEYVLLPVETHAGARFEAEGDPATRFWSRGDSALLTLEGKAYPECVPPGALPKPFLAFGNEPGWQVRLDNGELTWQRPDQNQEFTSPYRISDDNSEGVTIEAGQLDSDHQLSLTANRSICYDSMTAMPYPREVSLTFDGETLQGCGGDPTRLLQGAEWVVEDINGGGIIDGSRVDLAFLHNDRLAGQASCNNYSAEYELTAEALMVRDVISTKKACAPALMEQEHRFIDMLQRVQRFRFNEQDALVLLTAEGESLTARMR encoded by the coding sequence ATGCGGTATCTGCTATCTGCCATGTTCATCAGTGTTTCGCTTTCCATGTTGACCGGCTGTAGCGATGACTCGCCCGCACCTGCTCAAGCCCCTCCGCCCGACGCCTCTCAGCCCGGCGATGAGCAAAAGCAGATGTTGCGCATTACCGGTGACCTGACCTATCAGGCGCGCACAGCTCTGCAACCGGAGAGTCAGGCAGTCATCGAGCTGCGCTACGCAGCGTCGGACGAGAATGAGCCGGAGAGTGTTCTGGCCCGTCAACGTATTGATCTGATTGGCCGCAACGTCCCTGTGCATTTTGTGCTCGAAGTCGACCCCGAGGAATTGCGGCGCGCCGACGCGTATCAGTTACGCGCCATGATCATGGAAGATGAGCGTGCCACCTGGTTGGCTGAGCCCGTGGAGATCGGCCCAACAGCGGAGGAAATCAACCTCGGTGAGCTGGTACTGCTGCCGCATCGAGAGGCGGCTTTCTCAAGCATTCTCTCCTGTGGGCAGGCGCAGATCAGCGTTGGTTATGAAGGGGACGATCTGATTCTTGAGGTGGCGGATGATGAATACGTTCTGCTCCCGGTGGAAACGCATGCTGGCGCCCGGTTCGAGGCCGAAGGGGACCCTGCGACGCGCTTCTGGAGCCGCGGCGATAGCGCATTGCTGACGCTTGAGGGCAAAGCCTATCCTGAATGCGTGCCGCCGGGCGCACTGCCCAAACCGTTCCTCGCGTTCGGCAACGAGCCGGGCTGGCAGGTTCGGTTGGATAATGGCGAGCTGACCTGGCAACGTCCCGATCAGAATCAGGAGTTCACCTCGCCATACCGCATCAGTGACGATAACAGCGAAGGCGTGACCATCGAAGCCGGTCAGCTGGACAGCGACCATCAGTTGAGTCTGACCGCCAATCGCAGTATCTGTTATGACAGCATGACCGCTATGCCTTATCCCCGTGAGGTTTCCCTGACGTTTGATGGAGAGACGCTGCAAGGCTGCGGCGGCGACCCTACGCGTTTGTTGCAGGGCGCAGAATGGGTTGTGGAGGATATTAACGGCGGAGGGATTATCGACGGTTCGCGGGTGGATCTGGCCTTTCTGCACAATGATCGATTGGCCGGTCAGGCATCCTGCAATAACTATTCGGCTGAATACGAACTGACCGCAGAAGCGCTGATGGTGAGAGACGTGATCAGTACGAAAAAGGCGTGTGCACCGGCATTAATGGAGCAGGAGCATCGCTTTATCGATATGCTGCAGCGTGTGCAGCGATTCAGATTCAACGAACAGGATGCGCTGGTTCTGCTTACTGCTGAAGGCGAGTCGCTGACCGCGAGAATGCGCTAG
- a CDS encoding DUF924 family protein: protein MYAGVLNFWFNEIKPAMWWKKDPQLDRLIADRFGAVHEQAGRAELSGWREKAEGRLAEIIVLDQFSRNIYRDSPQAFAWDGMALVLAQEAIAAGADRGLPVEQRGFMYMPFMHSESLVVHEQAMRLFSIEGLEDSFRVEQRHKEILQRFGRYPHRNAALGRPSTDAEIAFLRQPGSSF, encoded by the coding sequence ATGTACGCCGGTGTTCTGAATTTCTGGTTCAACGAAATCAAGCCAGCAATGTGGTGGAAGAAAGATCCGCAACTTGACCGCCTGATTGCTGACCGTTTTGGGGCAGTGCATGAGCAGGCCGGTCGTGCTGAACTCTCTGGCTGGCGCGAAAAAGCCGAGGGGCGGCTGGCCGAGATCATAGTGCTGGATCAATTTTCAAGAAACATCTACCGCGACAGCCCGCAAGCTTTCGCCTGGGATGGAATGGCTTTGGTGCTGGCGCAGGAAGCCATTGCCGCCGGTGCCGACCGCGGCTTGCCTGTCGAGCAACGCGGGTTTATGTATATGCCGTTCATGCATAGCGAATCGCTGGTAGTTCATGAGCAGGCAATGCGCCTGTTTTCAATCGAAGGTCTGGAAGACAGTTTTCGGGTTGAACAGCGCCATAAGGAAATTCTCCAGCGTTTCGGTCGGTATCCCCATCGCAACGCAGCGCTGGGGCGGCCGTCCACAGACGCCGAGATCGCCTTCCTCAGACAGCCAGGCTCCAGCTTCTGA
- the typA gene encoding translational GTPase TypA gives MIENLRNIAIIAHVDHGKTTLVDKLLRLSGTLDRKELENERVMDSNDQEKERGITILAKNTALKWNGYDINIVDTPGHADFGGEVERVMSMVDSVLLVVDAQDGPMPQTRFVTQKAFKAGLRPIVVINKIDRPGARPDWVVDQIFDLFDNLGATDEQLDFPIVYASALNGIAGLDHEKMDDNMDALFQAIVDHVPTPAVDVDGPFQMQISQLDYNSFLGVIGIGRIARGTVKTNTPVIAIGPDGKKRQGRILKIMGHSGLQRVEVDQAQAGDIVCVSGMDELYISDTLCDMNNVEALPPLSVDEPTVSMTFQVNDSPFCGKEGKFVTSRNIKERLERELLHNVALRVDQGDDADKFKVSGRGELHLSVLIETMRREGFELAVGRPEVVIKEVDGEKQEPYENVTIDIEEVHQGPVMEQMGLRKGDLSNMVPDGKGRIRLEYTVPARGLIGFRNSFLTMTSGSGILTSTFSHYGPLKGGEVGHRQSGVLVSMATGKALTYSLETLQSRGKLFLAPGDEIYEGQLAGIHSRDNDLVINPTKGKKLDNMRASGKDETIALVPPIRFTLEQALEFIDDDELVEVTPKSIRLRKKILDENLRKRASKG, from the coding sequence GTGATCGAGAATCTCCGTAATATTGCCATTATTGCCCACGTTGACCACGGCAAGACCACACTGGTCGACAAGCTGCTGCGTCTGTCCGGCACCCTGGACCGTAAGGAGCTCGAGAACGAGCGCGTGATGGATAGCAATGACCAGGAAAAAGAGCGCGGCATCACCATTCTGGCGAAGAACACCGCTCTGAAATGGAACGGCTACGACATCAACATCGTTGATACCCCCGGCCACGCCGATTTCGGCGGCGAAGTAGAGCGCGTGATGAGCATGGTCGATTCCGTGTTGCTGGTCGTTGATGCGCAGGATGGTCCCATGCCGCAGACGCGTTTCGTTACGCAAAAAGCCTTCAAGGCGGGTCTGCGTCCTATCGTGGTCATCAACAAGATTGACCGCCCGGGTGCGCGCCCGGACTGGGTCGTTGACCAGATCTTCGATCTGTTTGATAACCTCGGCGCGACCGACGAGCAATTGGACTTCCCAATCGTGTACGCCAGCGCCCTGAACGGGATCGCCGGTCTGGACCACGAGAAGATGGACGACAACATGGACGCGCTGTTCCAGGCGATCGTCGACCATGTTCCGACGCCCGCTGTCGACGTGGATGGCCCGTTCCAGATGCAGATTTCCCAGTTGGACTACAACAGCTTCCTGGGTGTAATCGGTATCGGTCGTATCGCGCGCGGCACCGTCAAGACCAACACCCCGGTCATCGCCATCGGTCCGGATGGCAAGAAGCGCCAGGGCCGGATTCTGAAGATCATGGGCCACTCCGGCTTGCAGCGGGTTGAAGTCGATCAGGCCCAGGCCGGTGATATCGTCTGCGTCAGCGGTATGGACGAGCTGTATATCTCCGACACGCTGTGCGACATGAACAACGTTGAAGCACTACCGCCGTTGTCAGTCGACGAGCCGACCGTCTCCATGACATTCCAGGTCAACGACTCGCCGTTCTGCGGTAAGGAAGGCAAGTTCGTTACCAGCCGCAACATCAAGGAACGCCTGGAACGAGAGCTGCTGCACAACGTTGCGCTGCGCGTTGACCAGGGCGATGACGCAGACAAGTTCAAGGTCTCCGGTCGTGGCGAGCTGCACCTGTCGGTATTGATCGAAACCATGCGCCGTGAAGGTTTCGAGCTGGCCGTTGGCCGTCCTGAAGTAGTCATCAAGGAAGTCGACGGCGAGAAGCAGGAGCCGTACGAAAACGTCACCATCGATATCGAAGAAGTTCATCAGGGTCCGGTAATGGAACAGATGGGTCTGCGTAAAGGTGACCTGAGCAACATGGTTCCGGATGGCAAGGGCCGTATCCGTCTCGAGTACACCGTACCCGCACGCGGTCTGATCGGTTTCCGTAACTCGTTCCTTACCATGACGTCAGGCAGCGGTATTCTAACCTCTACCTTCAGTCACTACGGTCCGCTCAAGGGTGGCGAAGTAGGTCACCGTCAGAGCGGTGTGCTGGTCTCCATGGCCACTGGCAAGGCGCTGACCTATTCGCTGGAAACCCTGCAGAGCCGCGGCAAGCTGTTCCTTGCTCCGGGTGACGAGATCTATGAAGGTCAGCTGGCCGGCATTCACAGCCGTGACAACGATCTGGTGATCAACCCCACCAAGGGCAAGAAGCTCGACAACATGCGTGCTTCTGGCAAGGACGAAACCATTGCCTTGGTTCCGCCGATTCGCTTCACCCTCGAACAGGCACTTGAGTTCATCGATGATGACGAGCTGGTCGAGGTAACGCCGAAGTCGATTCGTCTGCGCAAGAAGATTCTCGACGAGAACCTGCGCAAGCGTGCCAGCAAGGGCTAA
- a CDS encoding GlsB/YeaQ/YmgE family stress response membrane protein, which translates to MGIIGTIIIGLIVGLIARFLKPGNDSMGWIMTILLGIGGSLLATYGGQALGLYEAGEGAGFIGAVIGAIILLVIYGMVTRGKD; encoded by the coding sequence ATGGGTATTATCGGTACGATCATCATTGGCCTTATCGTGGGCCTGATTGCCCGTTTTCTCAAGCCGGGCAACGACAGCATGGGCTGGATCATGACCATTCTGCTCGGTATCGGCGGTTCTCTGCTGGCGACCTACGGCGGCCAGGCGCTGGGGCTCTACGAAGCGGGAGAGGGCGCAGGATTCATTGGTGCAGTCATCGGTGCGATCATCCTGCTGGTGATCTACGGCATGGTAACCCGTGGCAAGGACTGA
- the sodC gene encoding superoxide dismutase family protein yields the protein MKAIHWLALGAAMSVGAAQAASTDVTINQVSGDGVEQSVGQVTIQETEHGLVFTPKLSSLPAGIHGFHVHETGSCEPGTDNGNKVAAKSAGGHFDPEKKGEHHGPYGDGHLGDLPALYVDEEGNAEYPVLAPRIKKLEEIKGRALMIHAGGDNHSDDPQPLGGGGKRVACGVI from the coding sequence ATGAAAGCAATCCATTGGTTGGCCCTGGGGGCAGCGATGTCGGTTGGCGCCGCGCAAGCAGCCTCCACCGATGTCACCATAAACCAGGTCAGTGGCGACGGCGTTGAGCAATCAGTTGGTCAAGTGACCATCCAGGAAACTGAACACGGCCTGGTTTTCACGCCCAAGCTGAGCTCCCTGCCTGCCGGCATCCATGGCTTCCATGTGCATGAAACAGGAAGCTGCGAACCGGGTACAGACAACGGCAACAAGGTCGCGGCTAAGTCGGCCGGCGGACATTTCGATCCAGAGAAAAAGGGCGAGCATCATGGTCCTTACGGCGACGGGCACCTGGGCGACTTGCCGGCGCTCTACGTCGACGAAGAAGGCAATGCCGAATATCCGGTGCTGGCGCCACGGATCAAGAAGTTGGAAGAAATCAAAGGTCGCGCGCTGATGATTCATGCCGGTGGCGACAATCATTCAGACGATCCGCAGCCGCTGGGTGGTGGCGGTAAACGGGTTGCCTGCGGCGTGATCTAG
- the pip gene encoding prolyl aminopeptidase produces the protein MQLLYPEIKPYARHELAVEAPHVLYADESGEPDGLPVVFLHGGPGAGCDALSRRFFDPSVYRIVTFDQRGAGRSTPHASLENNTTAHLISDMEALREFLKIDKWVLFGGSWGSTLALAYAQAHPDRVSGIILRGIFLCRDQDIRWFYQEGASHIFPDYWEDYASLIPEVERGDMVSAYYRRLIGDDEICRMHAARSWSAWEGRCATLRPSAQVIDRFNDSRRAYAMARIECHYFINKAFLEPDQLLRNMPSIAHIPGILIHGRYDMVCPLDNAYALHQSWPGSELQIIRDAGHAASEAGTADALVRATQSMAQRLLHLAPQAE, from the coding sequence ATGCAACTGTTGTATCCGGAGATCAAACCCTACGCTCGGCATGAGCTGGCCGTCGAAGCACCGCACGTTTTATACGCTGATGAAAGCGGTGAGCCGGACGGTTTGCCGGTGGTTTTTCTGCATGGCGGGCCAGGAGCCGGTTGCGATGCGCTAAGCCGACGCTTCTTTGATCCGTCGGTGTATCGCATCGTTACTTTCGACCAGCGCGGAGCAGGTCGCTCGACGCCCCACGCCAGTCTTGAGAACAACACCACAGCGCATCTGATCAGCGATATGGAAGCGCTGCGTGAATTTCTCAAGATCGACAAGTGGGTGCTCTTTGGTGGCTCCTGGGGGTCGACGCTGGCATTGGCCTATGCCCAGGCGCATCCGGACCGGGTCAGCGGCATTATCCTGCGCGGTATCTTCCTCTGCCGTGACCAGGACATCCGCTGGTTTTACCAGGAGGGCGCCAGCCACATCTTCCCGGATTACTGGGAGGATTATGCTTCGCTTATTCCGGAGGTGGAGCGGGGTGACATGGTCTCTGCCTATTATCGCCGGCTGATTGGTGATGACGAGATCTGCCGGATGCACGCCGCCAGAAGCTGGTCAGCCTGGGAAGGCCGTTGCGCCACGCTGCGCCCGAGCGCCCAGGTCATTGACCGCTTCAATGACTCTCGCCGCGCCTACGCGATGGCCCGGATCGAGTGTCACTATTTTATCAACAAGGCTTTTCTCGAGCCGGACCAGCTTTTGCGTAACATGCCTTCTATCGCGCATATCCCCGGCATTCTTATCCATGGTCGCTATGACATGGTCTGTCCGCTGGATAATGCCTATGCCTTGCACCAGAGCTGGCCGGGCAGTGAGTTGCAAATCATCCGTGACGCTGGGCACGCTGCGTCGGAAGCCGGCACGGCAGACGCACTGGTGCGCGCCACGCAAAGCATGGCGCAACGCCTGTTACACCTGGCTCCTCAAGCGGAATAG
- a CDS encoding 2-hydroxychromene-2-carboxylate isomerase, which yields MNKKIEFYFDVGSPASYLAWTQIRTIAERHHAKLDMKPMLLGAVFQATGNSSPATVPAKGNYTRQDFQRFARRYGVPLNHNPFFPINTLQLMRGAAAYQNTEHFERYLSAIFTAMWVDELDMGKPEIVAEVLERNGFNPNEVMGLIGDPAVKDRLRQTTEEAITRGVFGAPSIIVGDELFFGQDRLEFVEEALKRQS from the coding sequence ATGAATAAGAAAATCGAGTTTTATTTCGATGTCGGCAGTCCAGCCAGCTACCTGGCGTGGACCCAGATCCGGACCATTGCTGAGCGACACCATGCCAAGCTGGACATGAAGCCCATGCTCCTTGGTGCCGTCTTTCAAGCAACGGGTAATAGCTCTCCGGCGACCGTGCCAGCCAAGGGCAATTATACGCGTCAGGATTTCCAGCGTTTCGCCCGGCGCTACGGCGTCCCGCTCAACCACAACCCGTTTTTCCCCATCAATACGCTGCAGCTGATGCGCGGTGCCGCCGCTTATCAGAACACGGAACACTTCGAGCGCTATCTGTCCGCAATATTCACCGCTATGTGGGTAGACGAACTGGACATGGGAAAACCGGAAATCGTGGCCGAGGTGCTTGAGCGCAACGGATTCAACCCGAACGAAGTGATGGGTTTGATTGGTGATCCGGCGGTGAAAGATCGGCTACGCCAGACCACCGAGGAAGCCATCACCCGAGGCGTATTCGGCGCACCCAGCATCATCGTTGGCGACGAGCTCTTCTTCGGGCAGGACCGCCTCGAGTTTGTTGAAGAAGCGCTAAAGCGCCAGAGCTAG
- the dtd gene encoding D-aminoacyl-tRNA deacylase has protein sequence MKGLLQRVSQARVEVNGEVVGAIDQGLLVLVGIEPEDDKASADKLLQRLLRYRVFGDAEGRMNASLQDVEGGLLLVSQFTLAADTRKGLRPGFSTAAPPERAAELFEYLLGQAREHHPDVSSGTFGADMQVHLVNDGPVTFLLEV, from the coding sequence ATGAAGGGACTGTTGCAGCGGGTCAGTCAGGCCCGGGTGGAAGTAAACGGGGAGGTTGTCGGAGCGATCGACCAGGGTTTGCTGGTGCTGGTCGGCATCGAACCGGAGGACGATAAGGCCAGCGCCGACAAGCTGTTGCAACGGCTGCTGCGCTATCGAGTATTCGGGGATGCCGAAGGCCGTATGAACGCCTCGCTGCAGGACGTCGAGGGAGGACTGCTGCTGGTATCGCAATTTACTCTGGCTGCCGACACACGCAAAGGGTTACGCCCGGGATTCTCCACCGCGGCTCCGCCCGAGCGAGCGGCTGAGCTATTCGAATACCTGCTCGGGCAAGCGCGTGAGCATCACCCTGACGTCAGCAGCGGAACATTCGGTGCTGACATGCAGGTGCATCTGGTCAACGACGGACCGGTGACCTTCCTTCTCGAGGTGTGA